In Candidatus Limnocylindrales bacterium, a single window of DNA contains:
- a CDS encoding peroxiredoxin, translating into MTEAQAAPKPSLPRLLEPAPQFEAVSTHGPIKLSDYKGKWVVLFSHPADFTPVCTTELMEFARRQDDFEKLGVQLIGLSIDSIYAHIAWTRNIKDKFGIEIRYPMIADLDMKVAQLYGMVHPGASSTATVRCVFVIDPDQNLRAMVYYPLTNGRSVDEIFRLVNSLQTSTQHGVATPEGWRPGDKVIQPPPLTAKGAEDRARDPQFEVTDWYFAKKPL; encoded by the coding sequence ATGACCGAAGCCCAAGCCGCTCCCAAACCTTCGCTGCCGCGGCTCCTGGAGCCGGCACCGCAGTTCGAAGCGGTCTCCACGCACGGTCCGATCAAGCTCTCCGACTACAAGGGGAAATGGGTGGTGCTGTTCTCCCACCCCGCCGACTTCACGCCCGTGTGCACCACCGAGCTCATGGAGTTCGCGCGGCGGCAGGACGATTTCGAGAAGCTCGGCGTCCAGCTCATCGGCCTGTCCATCGACAGCATCTACGCGCACATCGCCTGGACTCGGAACATCAAGGACAAATTCGGCATCGAGATCCGCTATCCCATGATCGCCGACCTCGACATGAAGGTGGCGCAGCTTTACGGCATGGTTCATCCCGGCGCGTCCTCCACGGCGACCGTCCGCTGCGTCTTCGTGATCGATCCCGACCAGAACCTGCGGGCGATGGTCTACTACCCTCTCACCAACGGCCGCAGCGTCGACGAGATCTTTCGCCTGGTGAACTCGCTGCAGACCTCCACGCAGCACGGCGTGGCGACGCCCGAGGGATGGAGGCCTGGCGACAAGGTCATCCAGCCGCCGCCGCTGACGGCCAAGGGCGCCGAGGATCGCGCCAGGGATCCGCAGTTCGAAGTCACCGACTGGTACTTCGCCAAGAAACCCCTCTGA
- a CDS encoding alpha/beta fold hydrolase: MVTTNKAGAGRHLLAGRRVVMVLALAAAASLHPARTAQAVTIADPTARGEVVETTFKSVDATVAAQWEFPARTPAPLVVLIPASEALDRHGLPPGYGADLDTGIYAQLAKRLVAAGFAVFRFDSPGTGRSSPGRYATVRSNALEAYTHAVEHAKVDPDKVFLFGHAWGTDTIVGIYSRYAQVKPPAGVILFSNMVGETDIVQVDAPTLIVVSDKLPDDLYQRGRFPADARDNFKDKKLETKLVTIPAAEPTLLAPVEKSGGGKNMLLDPRAVDAVIEWLQAHTGGTPT, translated from the coding sequence TTGGTCACCACGAACAAGGCCGGCGCCGGCCGTCATCTCCTCGCCGGAAGACGCGTCGTCATGGTTCTCGCCCTGGCCGCGGCAGCTTCGCTCCATCCTGCGCGTACCGCCCAAGCCGTCACCATCGCCGACCCAACCGCTCGCGGTGAGGTCGTCGAGACGACGTTCAAGAGCGTCGATGCCACCGTGGCAGCGCAGTGGGAATTTCCCGCGCGAACGCCCGCGCCGCTGGTGGTGCTGATCCCGGCATCGGAGGCGCTGGACCGACACGGCCTGCCCCCGGGCTACGGCGCCGACCTCGACACCGGCATCTACGCGCAGCTCGCCAAGCGGCTGGTCGCCGCGGGCTTCGCCGTCTTTCGCTTCGACTCTCCCGGCACCGGTCGCAGCAGCCCGGGCCGCTATGCCACCGTCCGCTCCAATGCGCTGGAGGCGTACACGCACGCGGTCGAGCACGCCAAGGTGGATCCGGACAAGGTCTTCCTGTTCGGCCACGCCTGGGGCACCGACACGATCGTGGGAATCTACTCGCGCTATGCGCAGGTGAAGCCGCCGGCAGGCGTCATCCTGTTCTCGAACATGGTCGGAGAGACCGACATCGTGCAGGTGGATGCGCCCACGCTGATCGTCGTCTCCGACAAGCTGCCCGACGACCTCTACCAGCGCGGCCGCTTTCCGGCCGATGCGCGCGACAACTTCAAGGACAAGAAGCTCGAAACCAAGCTGGTGACGATTCCCGCCGCCGAACCGACGCTGCTCGCGCCGGTGGAGAAGTCAGGAGGCGGCAAGAACATGCTGCTCGACCCGCGTGCGGTCGATGCGGTCATCGAATGGCTTCAGGCGCACACCGGCGGCACGCCGACCTAA